A single window of Streptomyces sp. NBC_00464 DNA harbors:
- a CDS encoding AurF N-oxygenase family protein → MASSTVRPEDQNRIAEQDVARRLLDSAAKLSYDPATEVDWDTPLDTGHHGASPEWSTLYGTAYWQELTETQRKALTRQEAASVASTGIWFEMILQQMVLRDMYAKDPTDPRFQWALTEVADECRHSIMFARGAAKLGAPAYRPRRPVVELGRAFKTLAFGEAAYAAILVAEEVLDVMQRDWMRDERVAPFVRTINNIHVVEESRHMKFARDETRRRLRTAGPLRRQINSLVVAIASYYIVTSMVNRDVYANAGLDSERARSEARGNEHHKSLMRSSCSGLMEFLASARLLTKPALFFYKRAHLI, encoded by the coding sequence ATGGCAAGCAGCACCGTTCGGCCGGAGGACCAGAACCGGATCGCCGAGCAGGACGTCGCCCGGCGCCTGCTCGACTCGGCCGCGAAGCTCTCGTACGACCCGGCCACCGAAGTGGACTGGGACACCCCCCTGGACACCGGTCACCACGGCGCGAGCCCGGAGTGGAGCACGCTCTACGGCACCGCGTACTGGCAGGAGTTGACCGAGACGCAGCGCAAGGCGCTCACGCGCCAGGAGGCCGCTTCCGTCGCCAGCACCGGCATCTGGTTCGAGATGATCCTCCAGCAGATGGTGCTGCGCGACATGTACGCCAAGGACCCCACCGACCCGCGGTTCCAGTGGGCGCTCACCGAAGTCGCCGACGAGTGCCGGCACTCGATCATGTTCGCCCGGGGCGCCGCGAAACTGGGCGCACCGGCCTACCGGCCGCGCCGTCCGGTGGTCGAACTGGGCCGCGCCTTCAAGACACTTGCCTTCGGCGAGGCCGCCTACGCGGCGATCCTCGTGGCCGAGGAGGTGCTCGATGTGATGCAGCGCGACTGGATGCGGGACGAGCGGGTCGCACCGTTCGTCCGGACGATCAACAACATCCATGTGGTGGAGGAGTCGCGGCACATGAAGTTCGCCCGCGACGAGACCCGCAGGCGCCTGCGCACCGCGGGACCGCTGCGCCGGCAGATCAACTCGCTCGTGGTCGCCATCGCCTCGTACTACATCGTCACCAGCATGGTGAACCGGGACGTCTACGCGAACGCGGGCCTGGACAGCGAGCGCGCCCGAAGCGAGGCAAGGGGCAATGAGCACCACAAATCCCTGATGCGGTCCAGCTGTTCGGGACTGATGGAATTCCTGGCCTCGGCCCGGCTCCTCACGAAGCCCGCCCTGTTCTTCTACAAGCGCGCCCACCTGATCTGA
- a CDS encoding DUF4267 domain-containing protein, with protein MLTPLAYGLAVVLDLLVVFIGLRFFFQPRAAAAGYGVPAKENGDSAYLTIKGLRDLVSGLLGLALLAFSDTDAAAWFMLVIALTPLGDTVIVLRNGGTRAVAFGIHLATAVAVLVSAALLFAA; from the coding sequence GTGCTCACACCGCTCGCGTACGGCTTGGCGGTGGTGCTTGATCTCCTGGTGGTCTTCATCGGGCTCCGCTTCTTCTTCCAGCCGCGGGCCGCTGCCGCAGGCTACGGTGTGCCGGCCAAGGAGAACGGCGACTCCGCGTACCTGACCATCAAAGGGCTGCGCGACCTCGTCTCGGGCCTTCTCGGGCTCGCCCTGCTGGCCTTCTCGGACACCGACGCAGCGGCATGGTTCATGCTCGTGATCGCGCTGACCCCGCTGGGAGACACGGTGATCGTCCTCCGTAACGGTGGTACCAGGGCGGTGGCCTTCGGCATCCACCTGGCCACGGCAGTCGCAGTCCTTGTCTCGGCCGCACTTCTCTTCGCAGCCTGA
- a CDS encoding DUF3592 domain-containing protein, which produces MVIAVVYFVVALTAAVVFGRTLDRQLQGPRLRAAWDGLTAEARCTGVRTEEITDVEGVPMVLSHPTLEFRTPDGRTVRFEELQAQLDVKQGGFVTVYYGEHEPESATARPPSFVPRHVRTLVTGVGGAFALVTAVVLAGVL; this is translated from the coding sequence ATGGTTATCGCTGTCGTCTACTTCGTCGTCGCCCTGACCGCTGCCGTGGTGTTCGGCAGGACCCTGGACCGCCAACTCCAGGGTCCGCGACTGCGGGCCGCCTGGGACGGCCTCACGGCCGAGGCGCGGTGCACGGGGGTGCGCACGGAGGAGATCACGGATGTCGAGGGTGTGCCGATGGTCCTCTCCCATCCCACGCTGGAATTCCGGACGCCGGACGGCCGCACCGTCAGGTTCGAGGAACTTCAGGCTCAGCTCGACGTGAAACAAGGTGGGTTCGTGACGGTGTACTACGGCGAGCACGAGCCGGAGTCGGCGACCGCCCGCCCCCCGTCCTTCGTGCCGCGCCACGTCAGGACGCTGGTCACGGGGGTGGGCGGCGCATTCGCTCTGGTGACGGCCGTGGTGCTGGCAGGGGTGCTCTGA
- a CDS encoding PadR family transcriptional regulator: protein MSLPHAILTALLEKPSSGLELTRRFDRSIGYFWSATHQQIYRELGKLEQSGQIRALAPAQPARGQKKEYEVLPAGREALSAWVARPEDPKQIRDPLLLRMRAAAVVGAPGLDAELRRHLGLHRRRLAEYLEIEERDFPPGRDASKDRLHHLVLRGGIDLENFWIGWLTRALDEDAGAAAADLG, encoded by the coding sequence ATGTCACTCCCGCACGCGATCCTCACAGCCCTGCTCGAAAAGCCTTCGTCGGGGCTGGAGCTGACCCGCAGGTTCGACCGGTCGATCGGCTACTTCTGGTCGGCCACGCACCAGCAGATCTACCGCGAGCTGGGAAAGCTGGAGCAGTCCGGGCAGATCAGGGCACTGGCACCGGCCCAGCCGGCCCGGGGGCAGAAGAAGGAGTACGAGGTGCTGCCCGCGGGCCGCGAGGCGCTGTCCGCCTGGGTGGCCCGCCCGGAGGACCCGAAGCAGATCCGCGATCCGCTGCTGCTGCGGATGCGCGCGGCGGCGGTCGTCGGTGCGCCCGGTCTCGACGCGGAACTGCGCCGCCACCTCGGCCTGCACCGGCGCCGGCTCGCGGAGTATCTGGAGATCGAGGAGCGGGACTTCCCGCCCGGGCGCGACGCGTCGAAGGACCGGCTGCACCATCTCGTGCTGCGCGGCGGCATCGATCTGGAGAACTTCTGGATCGGCTGGCTGACCCGGGCGCTGGACGAGGATGCCGGCGCCGCGGCGGCCGACCTCGGGTAA
- a CDS encoding FAD-dependent oxidoreductase yields MTYAITQTCCSDATCVAVCPVNCIHPTPEERAFGSTEMLYVDPETCIDCGACADACPVDAIFPVDSLFGAQKEYAGINAAYYADREPEPAAGPNFHAWGEPSFARSLPSDFAPIRVAVVGTGPAGMYAAEDLLLHTNAEVTLIDRLPVAGGLVRYGVAPDHPATKGVGETFARFHSHPRVRMHLGVEVGKDLTAEELAAHHDAVIYAVGASASRRLGIPGEDLPGSIPATSFVSWYNAHPEVPPEAVGLSGERVIVVGNGNVALDVARILVTDPGSLAGTDIAGHALAALRDSTVREVVLLGRRGPDDTACTASELLALRHLRGVELVVDTGDPRTGAAIDEAAAGDKPALLRELPREAVDWSKPPPPGRRIVFRFHSAPVEVLGEDRVKAVRVTAAAGAQEIPADLFLRAIGYRGLPVPGLPFDEATGTVPHEGGRVAGLPGSYVVGWIKRGPSGGIGANRTCAAETVGTLLADAVAGTLPSPAYPAKAFGRLARSRGRQVVDARGLAAIDRAEQARGREQGRPRIKFATVPALIAASKGSRLRSPR; encoded by the coding sequence ATGACCTACGCCATCACCCAGACCTGCTGCAGCGATGCCACCTGCGTCGCCGTGTGCCCCGTCAACTGCATCCATCCCACGCCCGAGGAACGGGCCTTCGGCAGCACGGAGATGCTCTACGTCGACCCGGAGACCTGCATCGACTGCGGAGCCTGCGCCGATGCCTGCCCGGTCGACGCGATCTTCCCGGTGGACAGCCTGTTCGGGGCGCAGAAGGAGTACGCCGGGATCAACGCGGCGTACTACGCGGACCGTGAGCCGGAGCCGGCCGCAGGGCCGAACTTCCATGCCTGGGGCGAACCGTCGTTCGCGCGCAGCCTGCCGTCGGACTTCGCACCGATCCGGGTGGCCGTCGTCGGCACCGGCCCGGCCGGGATGTACGCGGCCGAGGACCTGCTGCTGCACACCAACGCCGAGGTGACGCTGATCGACCGGCTGCCGGTGGCGGGTGGCCTCGTCCGGTACGGGGTGGCGCCCGACCACCCGGCGACGAAGGGGGTCGGCGAGACCTTCGCACGGTTCCACTCCCACCCCCGGGTACGGATGCACCTGGGCGTCGAGGTGGGCAAGGACCTCACCGCCGAGGAGCTCGCCGCCCATCACGACGCGGTGATCTACGCGGTCGGCGCCTCCGCCTCCCGCCGGCTCGGGATCCCGGGCGAGGATCTGCCCGGCAGCATCCCGGCCACGTCGTTCGTGTCCTGGTACAACGCTCACCCGGAGGTCCCGCCGGAGGCTGTCGGCCTGTCCGGGGAACGGGTGATCGTCGTCGGCAACGGCAACGTCGCGCTGGACGTGGCACGCATCCTCGTGACCGACCCCGGCTCACTGGCCGGCACCGACATCGCCGGCCACGCGCTGGCCGCCCTGCGGGACTCCACCGTGCGCGAGGTCGTCCTGCTCGGCCGGCGCGGCCCCGACGACACCGCCTGCACGGCGTCCGAACTGCTGGCGCTCAGGCATCTGCGGGGCGTGGAGCTGGTGGTCGACACCGGCGATCCGCGCACCGGTGCGGCGATCGACGAGGCGGCGGCGGGCGACAAGCCTGCCCTGCTGAGGGAGTTGCCCCGTGAGGCGGTCGACTGGTCGAAGCCCCCGCCGCCGGGGCGTCGTATCGTCTTCCGCTTCCACTCGGCGCCCGTGGAGGTGCTCGGCGAGGACCGCGTCAAGGCGGTCCGTGTGACGGCCGCGGCCGGTGCTCAGGAGATACCAGCGGACCTGTTCCTGCGGGCGATCGGCTACCGGGGCCTTCCGGTTCCCGGTCTGCCCTTCGACGAGGCGACCGGCACCGTGCCGCACGAGGGCGGCCGGGTGGCGGGTCTGCCCGGCAGCTATGTCGTCGGCTGGATCAAGCGCGGCCCGTCGGGCGGCATCGGGGCCAACCGCACGTGCGCCGCCGAGACCGTCGGCACCCTCCTGGCGGACGCCGTCGCGGGCACCCTGCCCTCGCCCGCGTACCCGGCCAAGGCGTTCGGGCGGCTGGCCCGCAGCCGTGGCCGCCAGGTGGTCGACGCCCGGGGGCTGGCCGCCATCGACCGCGCCGAGCAGGCCCGGGGCCGCGAGCAGGGCCGCCCGCGGATCAAGTTCGCCACGGTGCCCGCTTTGATCGCCGCGTCGAAGGGGAGCCGCCTGCGGTCTCCGCGCTGA
- a CDS encoding GNAT family N-acetyltransferase, translated as MAEQAGQTGPRISDDRAAGKLLAYLDGEAAGVIVYFVLDGTPAALVAVHTVVEQGHEGKGIGGSLVKEFYAMAAREGVPVVPLCPYAAKWASRHPDEAPEAPAELVERAKKELAVHPELY; from the coding sequence ATGGCGGAGCAGGCCGGACAGACCGGACCCCGGATCAGTGACGACCGGGCCGCGGGCAAGCTGCTCGCGTACCTGGACGGTGAGGCCGCCGGGGTCATCGTGTACTTCGTGCTGGACGGGACGCCCGCGGCGCTCGTCGCCGTGCACACCGTCGTCGAGCAGGGGCACGAGGGCAAGGGCATCGGCGGTTCCCTGGTCAAGGAGTTCTACGCCATGGCGGCCCGAGAGGGTGTCCCCGTCGTCCCGCTCTGCCCGTACGCCGCGAAGTGGGCGTCGCGCCACCCCGACGAGGCCCCCGAGGCCCCGGCGGAGCTGGTGGAGCGGGCCAAGAAGGAGCTCGCCGTCCACCCCGAGCTCTACTGA
- a CDS encoding DoxX family protein, with the protein MGSVNRRDLGLLVLRVGTGAVLAAHGSQKLAGWFGGGGIEGTTAAMEAMGFHPPKHSAVAAGLGEAGGGVLLALGLATPAAGAAAAGAMAGAVAVHAPAGFFAQGGGYEYPAFLGFTAAAIGLTGPGRYSVDHATRHVFNQPWMVALAFVGSAAAAVAVVGKRAKGQVAEPEEF; encoded by the coding sequence ATGGGCAGCGTCAACCGTCGTGACCTCGGCCTGCTTGTCCTTCGTGTCGGCACCGGAGCGGTGCTGGCCGCGCACGGCAGCCAGAAACTCGCCGGCTGGTTCGGCGGCGGAGGCATCGAGGGCACCACGGCCGCGATGGAGGCCATGGGCTTCCATCCGCCGAAGCACAGCGCGGTCGCGGCCGGCCTCGGCGAGGCGGGCGGCGGCGTCCTGCTGGCCCTGGGCCTGGCCACCCCGGCGGCCGGAGCCGCCGCCGCGGGCGCCATGGCGGGGGCCGTGGCCGTCCACGCCCCGGCCGGATTCTTCGCGCAGGGCGGTGGCTACGAATACCCCGCCTTCCTCGGCTTCACCGCGGCCGCGATCGGCCTGACCGGCCCCGGCCGCTACTCCGTGGACCACGCCACCCGGCATGTCTTCAACCAGCCCTGGATGGTCGCCCTGGCCTTTGTGGGCAGCGCCGCGGCTGCGGTAGCCGTCGTCGGCAAGCGGGCCAAGGGGCAGGTCGCGGAGCCGGAGGAGTTCTGA
- the panD gene encoding aspartate 1-decarboxylase → MLRTLFKSKIHRATVTQADLHYVGSVTVDAALMEAADLLPGELVHIVDIDNGARLETYVIEGERGSGVIGINGAAAHLVHPGDLVILISYAQVDDTEARGLIPRIVHVDAANRIVELGADASAPVPGTDTERSPHAVPAAR, encoded by the coding sequence GTGCTGCGCACTCTGTTCAAGTCCAAGATCCACCGAGCCACCGTGACCCAGGCCGACCTGCATTACGTCGGGTCCGTCACGGTCGACGCCGCGCTGATGGAGGCCGCCGACCTGCTGCCCGGCGAGCTCGTCCACATCGTCGACATCGACAACGGCGCCCGCCTGGAGACGTACGTCATCGAGGGCGAGCGCGGCTCCGGTGTCATCGGGATCAACGGTGCCGCCGCCCATCTCGTGCACCCCGGCGACCTGGTCATCCTGATCAGCTATGCGCAGGTCGACGACACCGAGGCGCGCGGCCTAATTCCGCGTATCGTCCATGTCGACGCGGCAAACCGGATCGTCGAGCTCGGCGCCGACGCCTCCGCGCCCGTGCCGGGGACCGATACCGAGCGCAGCCCGCATGCCGTGCCCGCGGCGCGCTGA
- a CDS encoding NADPH-dependent 2,4-dienoyl-CoA reductase — protein MSPYPHLLSPLDLGFTTLPNRVLMGSMHIGLEEVENGFERMAAFYAARARGGVGLMVTGGIAPNERACSLPGGAKMTTEAEAAQHAVVTSAVHAAGGRIAMQILHFGRYAHHPGLVAPSAIQAPISGFVPHALTDDEVESTIDDFVTAAALAQSAGYDGVEIMGSEGYLINEFIASATNHREDRWGGSYENRICFPVEIVRRVRERVGSDFILIYRLSMLDLVPGGSSLEEVVQLAREIEAAGATIINTGIGWHEARIPTIATSVPRGAFTWVTEKVRGAVSVPLVTSNRINTPEVAEQILAAGRADMVSMARPFLADPDFVAKASEGRADAINTCIGCNQACLDHIFSGKVTSCLVNPRACHETELTLSPTRTRKRVAVVGAGPAGLACAVTAAERGHAVTLFDAADEIGGQLNVARRVPGKEEFDETLRYFRTRLAEEKVELRLGAQVGGGELDGFDEVVLATGVTPRTPAIPGVDHPSVVSYLDVLRHGAPVGDRVALVGAGGIGFDVAEFLTDGGDAASLDPEAFFRQWGVDTEYRERGGLGTAERPKSSRTVHLLQRKASKVGAGLGKTTGWIHRTELRHRGVTMIAGVGYDRIDDDGLHVTVDGEQHLLPVDTIVLCAGQEPRRELYEELLAAGRPAHLIGGADVAAELDAKRAIRQGTELAASL, from the coding sequence ATGAGCCCGTACCCGCATCTGCTGAGCCCGCTCGACCTCGGGTTCACCACCCTCCCCAACCGGGTGCTGATGGGGTCGATGCACATCGGCCTGGAAGAGGTCGAGAACGGCTTCGAGCGCATGGCCGCGTTCTACGCCGCCCGCGCCCGCGGCGGTGTGGGCCTCATGGTCACCGGTGGCATCGCACCGAACGAGCGGGCCTGCTCGCTGCCCGGCGGCGCGAAGATGACCACCGAGGCGGAGGCGGCGCAGCATGCCGTGGTGACGTCGGCCGTGCACGCGGCCGGCGGCCGGATCGCCATGCAGATCCTGCACTTCGGGCGCTACGCGCACCACCCCGGCCTGGTGGCGCCGAGCGCGATCCAGGCGCCGATCAGCGGGTTCGTCCCCCATGCCCTGACCGACGACGAGGTCGAGTCGACCATCGACGACTTCGTCACGGCGGCGGCACTCGCGCAGAGCGCGGGGTACGACGGCGTGGAGATCATGGGCTCCGAGGGCTATCTGATCAACGAGTTCATCGCCTCGGCGACCAATCACCGCGAGGACCGCTGGGGCGGCTCGTACGAGAACCGCATCTGCTTCCCCGTCGAGATCGTGCGCCGGGTCCGGGAGCGGGTCGGCAGCGACTTCATCCTGATCTACCGGCTCTCGATGCTGGACCTGGTGCCCGGCGGATCGTCGCTGGAGGAGGTCGTGCAGCTCGCCCGGGAGATCGAGGCGGCCGGGGCGACGATCATCAACACCGGCATCGGCTGGCACGAGGCCCGCATCCCCACGATCGCGACGTCGGTGCCGCGCGGCGCCTTCACCTGGGTCACCGAGAAGGTGCGCGGCGCCGTCTCCGTACCGCTGGTGACGAGCAACCGCATCAACACCCCCGAGGTCGCCGAGCAGATCCTGGCGGCGGGCCGTGCGGACATGGTGTCGATGGCCCGGCCGTTCCTCGCCGACCCGGACTTCGTCGCGAAGGCGAGCGAGGGCCGGGCGGACGCGATCAACACCTGCATCGGCTGCAACCAGGCCTGCCTGGACCACATCTTCAGCGGCAAGGTCACCTCCTGCCTGGTCAACCCGCGCGCCTGCCACGAGACGGAACTCACCCTGTCGCCGACCCGCACCCGCAAGCGCGTCGCGGTCGTGGGTGCCGGTCCGGCCGGGCTCGCCTGCGCCGTGACGGCCGCCGAGCGCGGTCACGCGGTGACGCTCTTCGACGCGGCCGACGAGATCGGCGGACAGCTCAACGTGGCACGCCGGGTGCCGGGCAAGGAGGAGTTCGACGAGACGCTGCGCTACTTCCGTACCCGGCTCGCGGAGGAGAAGGTCGAGCTCCGGCTGGGCGCCCAGGTCGGTGGCGGGGAGCTCGACGGATTCGACGAGGTCGTCCTGGCGACCGGAGTCACCCCCCGTACGCCGGCGATCCCGGGGGTGGACCATCCGAGCGTGGTCAGCTACCTCGACGTACTGCGGCACGGGGCGCCGGTGGGCGACCGGGTGGCGCTGGTCGGCGCGGGCGGGATCGGCTTCGACGTGGCCGAGTTCCTGACCGACGGCGGGGACGCGGCGAGCCTGGACCCGGAGGCGTTCTTCCGGCAGTGGGGCGTCGACACCGAGTACCGCGAGCGGGGCGGACTCGGCACCGCCGAGCGCCCGAAGTCCTCGCGCACCGTCCATCTGCTCCAGCGCAAGGCGAGCAAGGTGGGTGCCGGTCTCGGCAAGACGACGGGCTGGATCCACCGCACCGAACTCCGGCACCGCGGCGTCACCATGATCGCGGGAGTCGGCTACGACCGGATCGACGACGACGGGCTCCACGTCACGGTCGACGGCGAACAGCATCTGCTGCCGGTCGACACGATCGTGCTCTGCGCGGGCCAGGAACCCCGCCGGGAGCTGTACGAGGAGCTGCTCGCCGCGGGCCGTCCCGCGCATCTGATCGGTGGCGCCGACGTCGCGGCCGAGCTGGACGCCAAGCGGGCGATCCGCCAGGGCACGGAACTCGCCGCCTCGCTCTGA
- a CDS encoding TetR/AcrR family transcriptional regulator, with protein sequence MSSLETEPEQATASRRSKITPERAQELYTAVLDMLREGGYESLTMEGVASRSRCGKSTLYRQWGSKPELVVAALHGTRHGLLGRIDTGTLAGDLREAARAIGEGSGRDTPLMLALSHAALQSPELLCALRESLILPELAAIDAMVARGVARGEVAADNPATEFVSAQLLGVMRARPLLECAYADETFLIRFVEGAVFPALGLDAHASGS encoded by the coding sequence ATGTCGTCGCTGGAAACGGAGCCCGAGCAGGCCACCGCGTCGCGCCGCTCGAAGATCACGCCGGAGAGGGCCCAGGAGCTCTACACCGCCGTGCTCGACATGCTGAGAGAGGGCGGCTACGAGTCGCTCACCATGGAGGGGGTCGCTTCCCGGTCGCGCTGCGGCAAGTCCACGCTCTACCGCCAGTGGGGCTCGAAACCCGAGCTGGTCGTCGCCGCACTGCACGGGACCCGGCACGGGCTGCTCGGCCGGATCGACACGGGCACACTGGCCGGGGACCTGCGTGAGGCGGCGCGCGCCATCGGCGAGGGCTCCGGGCGCGACACGCCGCTGATGCTGGCCCTGAGCCATGCCGCACTGCAGAGCCCCGAGCTGCTGTGCGCGCTGCGCGAGTCGCTGATCCTGCCGGAACTGGCGGCGATCGACGCCATGGTGGCGCGCGGCGTGGCGCGCGGCGAGGTGGCCGCGGACAACCCGGCCACGGAGTTCGTCTCCGCGCAGTTGCTGGGCGTGATGCGCGCCCGTCCGCTGCTGGAGTGCGCCTACGCGGACGAGACGTTCCTCATCCGCTTCGTGGAGGGCGCGGTCTTTCCCGCACTCGGCCTGGACGCGCACGCGTCCGGGTCCTGA
- a CDS encoding LysR family transcriptional regulator, with product MELRDIEIFLTLAEELHFGRTADRLHVSQARVSQSIAKQERQIGARLFARNSRQVELTAIGTQLRQDLSAGYQQILEGTRTATAAARGTTSTLTLGLHGPQAHDQVRILDLFRSRHPEVDLRIQEIIFTDPFGPLRNGSVDVATAWLPVREPDLTVGPIVITEPLLLMVASDHPLARRETVSMEDLADWPLPHSATPVPDYWLQTLVPTHTPGGRPIRRGPKVSSFQELAAVVAAGETISLVHGDAARYYQWHGLRYLHPHDAPMASWALIWPTAGETELVRALARAARDTGPLTG from the coding sequence ATGGAACTACGGGACATCGAGATCTTCCTGACGCTGGCCGAGGAACTGCACTTCGGCCGGACCGCGGACCGCCTCCACGTCTCACAGGCGCGAGTGAGCCAGTCGATCGCCAAACAGGAACGGCAGATCGGCGCGCGCCTCTTCGCCCGGAACAGCCGCCAGGTCGAGCTCACTGCCATCGGAACACAACTTCGGCAAGACCTCAGCGCGGGCTACCAGCAGATACTCGAAGGCACTCGCACCGCCACCGCTGCCGCCCGCGGCACCACCAGCACACTGACCCTCGGGCTGCACGGCCCGCAGGCACACGACCAAGTACGCATACTTGACCTGTTCCGGAGCCGGCACCCCGAGGTCGACCTCCGCATCCAGGAGATCATCTTCACGGACCCCTTCGGCCCTCTGAGGAACGGCTCGGTCGACGTGGCGACCGCCTGGCTGCCCGTCCGTGAACCAGATCTCACCGTCGGCCCGATCGTCATCACCGAACCCCTGCTTCTCATGGTCGCCAGCGACCACCCCCTCGCCCGCCGGGAAACCGTCAGCATGGAGGACCTGGCCGACTGGCCTCTCCCCCACTCCGCCACACCCGTCCCCGACTACTGGCTGCAGACGCTGGTCCCCACCCACACCCCCGGCGGCCGGCCCATCCGGCGCGGCCCGAAGGTCTCCTCGTTCCAAGAGCTCGCCGCCGTGGTCGCGGCAGGCGAGACGATCAGCCTCGTCCACGGCGATGCCGCACGCTACTACCAGTGGCACGGCCTCCGCTATCTCCACCCGCACGACGCCCCGATGGCGAGCTGGGCCCTGATCTGGCCGACGGCCGGAGAGACAGAACTGGTCCGTGCACTCGCAAGGGCGGCGCGGGACACGGGACCACTCACAGGATGA
- a CDS encoding phosphatase PAP2 family protein, whose product MFAGSRPADREPDSSARPPLVRELLLVVGLFVIYKFGRQAANGHVDEAYHNAGRVWDLERAVHLPGEGAVQALLLHNETLIHLANTYYATVHFPATLLFLGWLYWRRPRHYVWSRRILAVLTGAALALHLLFPLAPPRLLAATGLVDTGQVYGPTVYGSTPAADSMANQFAAMPSLHFGWAVMVGVGLVVATRSRWRWLWLLHPVITLLVIVGTANHYWLDSIVVAALLSVAFAALRLPRTEPVKAHLPWPSTAGAPAHAVAAARTSGRSYASSGTGR is encoded by the coding sequence ATGTTCGCCGGTAGCAGGCCCGCCGATCGGGAGCCGGACAGTTCTGCCCGACCGCCCCTCGTCCGCGAGCTTCTTCTCGTCGTAGGACTCTTCGTGATCTACAAGTTCGGCCGCCAGGCGGCCAACGGTCACGTCGACGAGGCGTACCACAACGCCGGGCGCGTGTGGGACCTCGAACGCGCCGTGCACCTGCCCGGCGAAGGTGCCGTACAGGCTCTGCTGCTCCACAACGAGACGCTGATCCACCTCGCGAACACGTACTACGCGACCGTGCACTTCCCGGCCACCCTGCTCTTCCTCGGCTGGCTGTACTGGCGCCGCCCGCGCCACTACGTCTGGTCGCGCCGCATCCTCGCCGTGCTCACCGGCGCCGCGCTGGCCCTGCACCTGCTGTTCCCGCTCGCCCCGCCGCGGCTGCTGGCCGCCACCGGCCTGGTCGACACCGGCCAGGTCTACGGACCGACGGTGTACGGGTCCACACCCGCCGCCGACTCGATGGCGAACCAGTTCGCCGCCATGCCCTCGCTGCACTTCGGCTGGGCGGTCATGGTCGGCGTCGGTCTCGTCGTAGCCACCCGCTCGCGGTGGCGCTGGCTGTGGCTGCTGCACCCGGTGATCACGCTGCTGGTCATAGTCGGCACCGCCAACCACTACTGGCTGGACTCGATCGTGGTGGCCGCGCTGCTCTCGGTGGCGTTCGCGGCGCTGCGGCTGCCGCGCACGGAGCCGGTGAAGGCGCACCTGCCGTGGCCGTCCACGGCCGGGGCGCCGGCCCACGCCGTCGCCGCCGCTCGCACTTCGGGCCGTTCCTACGCCTCCTCCGGGACCGGGCGATGA
- a CDS encoding arylsulfatase, whose protein sequence is MSLALLHTSPAHIPVFDALRDAHHPDLALRHLVHKDLLDRAGVLGPEAVEGDVEALVTGAVADGDTAVLCTCSTIGGVAEAVGARLGVPVLRVDRPMAADAVRAGRVTVLAAHPATLEPTRALLAQEAERAGERAAQVRTALVDGAWERFEAGDHDGYLDLVAAAADAVTGADAIVLAQVSMAGAVTRTATRIPVLASPRPGLAAAAAAAAR, encoded by the coding sequence ATGAGCCTCGCACTCCTGCACACCTCCCCGGCCCACATCCCGGTGTTCGACGCCCTGCGCGACGCCCATCACCCCGACCTCGCCCTGCGCCACCTCGTGCACAAGGACCTGCTCGACCGGGCCGGGGTGCTGGGACCGGAGGCGGTCGAGGGTGATGTCGAGGCGCTGGTCACCGGTGCGGTCGCCGACGGGGACACCGCCGTGCTCTGCACCTGCTCGACGATCGGCGGAGTCGCGGAGGCCGTCGGGGCGCGCCTCGGCGTTCCGGTCCTTCGGGTCGACCGGCCGATGGCGGCCGACGCCGTCCGTGCCGGGCGGGTCACCGTTCTGGCGGCACACCCCGCGACCCTGGAGCCGACCCGGGCGCTGCTCGCCCAGGAGGCGGAGCGTGCGGGGGAGCGGGCCGCGCAGGTGCGCACCGCTCTCGTCGACGGCGCCTGGGAGCGTTTCGAAGCCGGTGATCATGACGGGTACCTGGATCTCGTGGCGGCAGCGGCCGACGCCGTGACGGGTGCCGATGCGATCGTGCTGGCCCAGGTCTCCATGGCGGGCGCGGTCACCCGTACGGCTACCCGGATCCCGGTCCTGGCCAGCCCCCGACCGGGCCTGGCGGCCGCGGCGGCCGCGGCCGCCCGCTGA